A genome region from Mycobacterium sp. IDR2000157661 includes the following:
- a CDS encoding aromatic-ring-hydroxylating dioxygenase subunit beta yields the protein MNAVAVDRDTREAVEEFMFREAELLDGRQFREWLGLLDPDIRYVVPVRTTREDSAGWVGAIAHWNDDYTGLEMRVLRGETDFSWAESPRSRTRHFVSNIRTTAGPGTDELTVRSNLLFFRSRGDSGRWELLSAERVDVLRRTDDSLRLTRREVLLDHSTLPIDNLSVVL from the coding sequence ATGAACGCGGTCGCGGTCGATCGGGATACCCGTGAGGCCGTCGAGGAGTTCATGTTCCGGGAGGCGGAGCTACTCGATGGGAGGCAGTTCCGGGAATGGTTGGGTCTGCTCGACCCCGACATCCGGTATGTGGTTCCGGTGCGCACCACCCGTGAGGATTCCGCGGGTTGGGTGGGCGCGATCGCGCACTGGAACGACGACTACACGGGTTTGGAGATGCGGGTTCTTCGCGGCGAGACGGACTTCTCGTGGGCCGAGTCACCTCGGTCGCGGACCCGGCACTTCGTGTCCAACATCCGCACGACTGCCGGACCAGGGACTGATGAGTTGACCGTGCGCTCGAATCTCTTGTTCTTCCGCAGCCGCGGAGATAGCGGCCGCTGGGAGTTGCTGTCGGCCGAACGGGTCGACGTGTTGCGCCGGACCGACGATTCGCTGCGGCTGACTCGGCGCGAGGTGTTGCTCGACCACTCGACGTTGCCTATCGACAACCTGTCGGTAGTCCTGTAG
- a CDS encoding aldehyde dehydrogenase family protein translates to MINANLIINGREETSDRTIDVVSPADIRVLLGSVPDAAPGQVDEAVAAAAVAFPEWSSRPLEERQGALLAAAGTIHDMIEEYAPILSRENGKILEESHVDLEFASGICGYTAGISAEILADQQIRDTGGTTLIRRRPIGPVAAITPWNFPVVLAFMKLAPALVAGNTVVLKPAANSPLVLAEIIRALQQHFPPGVLNMVTGGDAVGEALVAHPRIRKIGFTGGIDTGRKVMAAAARDIKRVTLELGGNDPAILLDDVDLSPETMRQIVKGAFATTGQVCFGLKRIYVPTRIHDRFVEAFSAAVDEIVVGPGDDPRVTMGPLNNAQQKNLVEKIVDDARSSGATVTTLGQRLDSAAWDHGHFMMPSVVTAADPRLAIVEEEQFGPVVPVLKYDELDDVIRLVNQSQYGLAASIWTSDEERAFLLGRRFDTGSVFINSHTFTSLDPRAPFGGAKASGLGREFSPASLDSYTELQTISRRIGPPGPPLS, encoded by the coding sequence ATGATCAACGCAAACCTCATCATCAACGGACGTGAGGAAACATCCGACCGGACGATCGACGTCGTCAGCCCGGCTGATATCCGGGTACTGCTCGGTTCGGTCCCAGACGCCGCACCCGGGCAGGTCGACGAAGCGGTCGCAGCGGCCGCAGTGGCGTTCCCAGAATGGTCATCGCGGCCCCTGGAAGAACGCCAGGGAGCACTACTTGCCGCCGCAGGCACGATCCACGACATGATCGAGGAATATGCGCCGATCCTGAGCCGGGAGAACGGAAAGATCCTCGAAGAGTCGCACGTCGACCTCGAATTCGCGTCGGGCATTTGCGGCTACACCGCAGGCATTTCGGCTGAAATCCTTGCAGACCAACAGATTCGCGACACCGGGGGCACGACCCTCATCCGCCGCCGCCCAATCGGGCCGGTGGCCGCCATCACGCCGTGGAACTTCCCGGTGGTCCTGGCATTCATGAAGCTGGCGCCCGCGCTCGTCGCCGGCAACACAGTCGTCTTGAAGCCGGCGGCAAACTCCCCGTTGGTTCTCGCCGAGATCATCCGAGCCCTCCAACAGCACTTCCCTCCGGGCGTGCTCAACATGGTCACCGGAGGCGACGCGGTCGGAGAAGCACTCGTCGCTCACCCGAGAATTCGCAAGATTGGTTTCACCGGCGGCATCGATACCGGGCGCAAAGTTATGGCCGCGGCCGCGCGCGACATCAAGCGGGTGACGCTCGAGCTGGGCGGAAACGACCCCGCGATCCTCCTCGACGACGTCGACCTCTCGCCCGAGACTATGCGGCAGATCGTAAAAGGCGCGTTCGCGACCACCGGCCAGGTGTGCTTCGGTCTCAAACGTATCTACGTGCCGACCCGCATCCACGACCGCTTCGTGGAAGCGTTCTCAGCCGCCGTGGATGAAATCGTCGTCGGGCCCGGCGACGACCCCCGAGTCACCATGGGGCCGCTGAACAACGCTCAGCAGAAGAACCTCGTCGAGAAGATCGTGGACGACGCGCGCTCGAGCGGCGCGACCGTCACCACCCTCGGGCAGCGGCTCGATTCGGCGGCCTGGGACCACGGCCACTTCATGATGCCCAGCGTGGTCACTGCGGCTGATCCCCGCCTCGCAATCGTCGAAGAGGAACAGTTCGGCCCGGTAGTGCCCGTGCTGAAATACGACGAACTCGACGACGTGATCCGGCTCGTGAATCAATCGCAATACGGGCTTGCCGCCTCGATCTGGACGTCAGATGAAGAGCGGGCGTTCCTGCTCGGCCGTCGGTTCGACACCGGCTCCGTCTTCATCAACAGCCACACCTTCACCTCCCTCGACCCCCGCGCACCCTTCGGCGGGGCGAAAGCGAGCGGCTTGGGACGCGAATTCTCTCCAGCCAGCCTGGATTCCTACACCGAACTACAAACAATCAGCCGTCGCATCGGGCCGCCAGGCCCTCCGCTGTCCTGA
- a CDS encoding 4Fe-4S dicluster domain-containing protein gives MIESIDETTCDGCNVCIDSCPTGVIRLVEGDEPWATTKWRAKIIYPNDCHSCRLCAIDCHVDAIVVSHALVIPDPFLPGVEPLDGSRDAPPDEKKT, from the coding sequence GTGATCGAAAGCATCGACGAAACAACGTGCGACGGGTGCAACGTCTGCATCGACAGCTGCCCAACCGGGGTGATCCGGCTGGTGGAGGGCGACGAACCGTGGGCCACGACCAAGTGGCGAGCCAAGATCATCTACCCCAACGACTGTCATTCCTGTCGGTTGTGCGCAATCGATTGCCACGTGGACGCGATCGTTGTCAGCCACGCACTGGTGATCCCCGACCCCTTCCTCCCGGGCGTAGAGCCCCTCGACGGCAGCCGCGACGCTCCGCCCGACGAAAAGAAAACTTGA
- a CDS encoding FAD-binding protein, translating into MGDLDVSVQECDVLVVGGGIGGVRAALRAAELGSSVILVEKAVVSRAGPMTYVHSQYAPDHRVQGEEMTEWAREFVVGSNYLADQDWVQQYIAEAYDRVNEQIEWGVPYSTHEDGSLKYVTVRGHNLGTTLGVDGRVCMEILKERMKAAGVRLFERVDVIDLLTTDGCRPTAGAVCGAVGVNVVTGQCHVFTAGSVILNTGPWYPKLHYAFADHCSGEGHVAAWRVGAEFAGMEFGQFAAWSYFNRSFFTPGQAKIQGIGGKFCNAAGEYFMDRYDPIWGDKGGLFTIARAIMTEMVEGRGPCYLDLRHVPQADLEVLYEVSPTVRRAFTEFEVDPSTDLLEVTPFIVLGTSSTSGPTIDLDGATTVPGLYAAGYGTACPHLMSGISGSGISSFSAVAGYRAGTAAAARGGHAVARSVWENQAQESFAEYFAPMRRLRQVRPVDVWKAIGEATANPAFALFKSEARIDSALAELYRIRDRVLRYVFAPDYQELKKAHEVRAYLTLAIITCEAMKRRTESRGELFRIDYPYADNDEWLKWLLVRRGSGGEFDLQFSERDLPIQSWPVQAPPGRHASPYTVPQGYREEAAVQ; encoded by the coding sequence ATGGGTGACCTGGATGTGTCGGTCCAAGAATGCGACGTCTTGGTAGTGGGTGGGGGAATTGGCGGAGTGCGGGCAGCACTACGGGCCGCGGAGTTGGGGTCGTCGGTGATTCTGGTGGAGAAAGCGGTGGTGTCTCGGGCAGGGCCGATGACGTATGTCCACAGCCAATACGCCCCTGATCACCGGGTGCAGGGTGAGGAGATGACGGAGTGGGCGCGCGAGTTCGTGGTGGGCAGCAATTATTTGGCCGATCAGGATTGGGTGCAGCAGTACATAGCCGAGGCCTATGACAGGGTTAACGAGCAGATCGAGTGGGGTGTGCCCTATTCCACTCATGAGGATGGGTCGCTGAAGTATGTGACGGTCCGCGGCCACAACCTTGGCACGACACTGGGTGTGGATGGTCGCGTGTGTATGGAGATCCTCAAGGAGAGGATGAAAGCGGCGGGGGTGCGACTGTTCGAGCGGGTCGATGTGATCGATCTGCTGACCACCGACGGGTGTCGGCCCACCGCTGGTGCGGTGTGTGGTGCGGTGGGGGTAAATGTTGTCACTGGCCAGTGTCATGTCTTTACGGCGGGCAGCGTCATCCTCAACACCGGCCCTTGGTACCCCAAGCTGCATTACGCGTTCGCCGACCATTGCAGCGGGGAAGGTCATGTGGCGGCCTGGCGAGTGGGTGCTGAGTTCGCCGGCATGGAATTCGGCCAGTTCGCTGCCTGGAGTTACTTCAATCGGTCATTCTTCACACCGGGTCAAGCCAAGATTCAGGGGATCGGTGGCAAGTTCTGCAACGCGGCGGGCGAGTACTTCATGGACCGCTATGACCCGATCTGGGGCGATAAGGGCGGGTTGTTCACCATCGCGCGCGCGATCATGACCGAGATGGTCGAGGGCCGAGGGCCGTGCTATCTCGACTTGCGTCACGTACCACAGGCGGATCTAGAGGTGCTGTATGAAGTGTCTCCGACGGTGCGGCGCGCCTTTACCGAGTTTGAGGTCGATCCCTCCACTGACCTGCTGGAGGTGACCCCGTTCATCGTGCTCGGCACGAGCAGCACCAGCGGTCCCACGATCGACCTGGACGGAGCCACCACAGTGCCCGGCCTGTACGCGGCCGGGTATGGCACGGCGTGTCCGCATTTGATGTCGGGAATTTCTGGCAGCGGGATCTCGAGCTTCTCGGCTGTTGCGGGGTACCGGGCGGGCACTGCGGCGGCGGCGCGCGGCGGTCACGCGGTAGCGCGCAGTGTGTGGGAGAACCAGGCACAGGAGAGCTTCGCGGAGTATTTCGCGCCGATGCGTCGGCTGCGGCAGGTCCGGCCGGTGGATGTGTGGAAAGCCATCGGCGAGGCGACGGCCAATCCGGCATTCGCATTGTTTAAGTCGGAGGCACGGATCGATTCAGCGCTCGCTGAGCTGTACCGGATCCGGGATCGGGTACTGCGTTACGTTTTCGCGCCGGACTATCAAGAACTTAAGAAGGCGCATGAGGTGCGCGCATACCTGACGTTGGCGATCATCACCTGTGAGGCGATGAAGCGGCGCACCGAAAGTCGCGGGGAGCTGTTTCGTATCGACTACCCCTACGCGGACAACGATGAGTGGCTGAAGTGGCTGCTCGTCCGCCGGGGCAGCGGCGGTGAATTCGATCTGCAGTTCAGCGAACGCGACCTGCCGATCCAGTCGTGGCCGGTGCAGGCCCCGCCCGGCCGCCATGCAAGTCCATATACCGTGCCGCAAGGCTACCGTGAGGAGGCGGCGGTTCAGTGA
- a CDS encoding aromatic-ring-hydroxylating dioxygenase subunit beta: MNAVGVDRDTREAVEAFMFREAELLDGGQFREWLGLLDPDIRYVVPVRTTREDSAGWVGAIAHWNDDYTGLEMRVLRGETDFSWAESPRSRTRHFVSNIRTTAGPGTDELTVRSNLLFFRSRGDSGRWELLSAERVDVLRRTDDSLRLTRREVLLDHSTLPIDNLSVVL, translated from the coding sequence ATGAACGCGGTCGGGGTCGATCGGGATACCCGTGAGGCTGTCGAGGCGTTCATGTTCCGGGAGGCGGAGCTACTCGATGGGGGGCAGTTCCGGGAATGGTTGGGTCTGCTCGACCCCGACATCCGGTATGTGGTTCCGGTGCGCACCACCCGTGAGGATTCCGCGGGTTGGGTGGGCGCGATCGCGCACTGGAACGACGACTACACGGGTTTGGAGATGCGGGTTCTTCGCGGCGAGACGGACTTCTCGTGGGCCGAGTCACCTCGGTCGCGGACCCGGCACTTCGTGTCCAACATCCGCACGACTGCCGGACCAGGGACTGATGAGTTGACCGTGCGCTCGAATCTCTTGTTCTTCCGCAGCCGCGGAGATAGCGGCCGCTGGGAGTTGCTGTCGGCCGAACGGGTCGACGTGTTGCGCCGGACCGACGATTCGCTGCGGCTGACTCGGCGCGAGGTGTTGCTCGACCACTCGACGTTGCCTATCGACAACCTGTCGGTAGTCCTGTAG
- a CDS encoding dihydrodipicolinate synthase family protein, translated as MTTRSSELVPSDMKGLWGFVPACSTPDAADVNAVDTIDTDALASLVDRLVRDGVDGIVTTGSAGESHTLSDDEYRTLITTVVETVNARVPVFVGASTLNTRDSIRRARVIADLGADGIMSGPPMYLPQTAENAVQYYKDLAEAVPELAIMIYQNPHAFRITLPPGAFRELAQIRNIVALKQTSMDIFNVIGAIKAVKDKMSVLVLDQLMYPAMMFGAAGAWSIDVCMGPWPALSLRDACQRGDWTEAATIADQMQAPFRTLGLTMEEFQAMQSAWWKIAIDTAGYGRAGAARPPFVHIPQTVVDSAHRYGERWAGLAERYHRSRQAAGLPPAAANGTPASSSTPGKNLKGDLLTTPATYASRSVANVASPLSSD; from the coding sequence CCTGCTCGACGCCGGACGCCGCCGATGTCAACGCGGTCGACACGATCGACACCGATGCGCTCGCGTCTCTGGTGGATCGACTGGTGCGTGATGGTGTCGACGGCATCGTCACGACCGGCAGCGCCGGCGAGTCGCACACCCTTTCCGACGACGAATACCGCACGCTCATCACGACGGTCGTGGAGACGGTAAACGCCCGGGTTCCGGTGTTCGTTGGTGCCAGCACGCTCAACACGCGCGACTCGATCCGACGCGCCCGCGTCATCGCCGACCTCGGGGCGGACGGCATCATGAGCGGACCGCCGATGTACTTGCCGCAGACCGCCGAGAACGCGGTCCAGTACTACAAAGACCTCGCCGAGGCCGTTCCGGAGCTGGCGATCATGATCTACCAGAACCCGCACGCGTTCCGCATCACATTGCCGCCCGGTGCATTCAGGGAGCTGGCCCAGATTCGCAATATCGTTGCGCTCAAGCAGACCTCGATGGACATCTTCAATGTGATCGGCGCCATCAAAGCGGTCAAGGACAAGATGTCGGTCCTCGTCTTGGACCAATTGATGTACCCCGCAATGATGTTCGGTGCTGCCGGAGCGTGGAGCATCGACGTATGCATGGGCCCCTGGCCCGCGCTTTCGCTGCGCGATGCATGCCAGCGTGGCGACTGGACAGAGGCCGCGACCATCGCCGACCAGATGCAGGCGCCATTTCGAACGCTGGGCCTGACTATGGAGGAATTCCAAGCCATGCAGTCCGCCTGGTGGAAGATCGCAATCGACACTGCGGGCTATGGGCGTGCTGGGGCTGCTCGGCCGCCCTTCGTTCACATACCGCAGACCGTCGTCGACTCCGCGCACCGCTACGGTGAACGCTGGGCAGGACTTGCGGAGCGCTACCACCGGTCAAGGCAAGCCGCTGGGCTGCCGCCTGCCGCGGCGAACGGCACACCCGCCTCGTCGTCGACGCCGGGAAAGAACCTTAAGGGCGACCTGCTGACCACTCCCGCCACCTATGCGTCTAGGTCTGTAGCCAACGTCGCCAGCCCACTCAGCAGCGACTGA